One part of the Aspergillus luchuensis IFO 4308 DNA, chromosome 5, nearly complete sequence genome encodes these proteins:
- a CDS encoding membrane morphogenesis protein VPS13 (BUSCO:EOG09260075;~COG:U;~EggNog:ENOG410PH81;~InterPro:IPR031646,IPR031645,IPR031642,IPR017148, IPR026854,IPR026847,IPR009543;~PFAM:PF06650,PF16909,PF16908,PF16910,PF12624) translates to MLEGLVANLLNRTLGMYIKNFDGRQLNIGIWSGDVKLHNLELRREALDQLRLPLNVVEGHVGELTLSIPWSNLRGKPVKVDIEDVFLLAAPKEDQDYDPEEEERRAHHLKMEKIESAEMLKERNTEGMSQEEQRRNQSFTQSLVTAVVDNLQISIKNVHFRYEDSISSPDHPFALGVTLKELSAVSTDSEWNPTFIQSTSGTTHKLAILGALAIYWNTDANLLGTGRGSDIGAEAQGIGHAELIEKLRSGIDSEENVQFMLRPVSGRAGLEMDKSGGHDRAAIKARLLFDELSFVLDDHQYRDALMLVDLFHYFIRHQEYRKFQPKCRPKEDPRAWLRFAGEAVLSKIHERNRRWTWDYIKERRDDRIAYIDLFKKKKREEILTGADAENYERLQRKLSYEDIRFWRSLARNQLRKENVGVKKPAQQQSWSEWFWGSKKEESEETTMTEEQRQELYNAIDWDEKKAIADSVDVPRDWVKLQVNAGLRAGSFTLKRDPHGKANEIMQFVFDNFRAKALQRPDSFFIDLNLGGLRVYDGTTEGSLFPQIVKVKDSLPEPKNRLSQASDSQLEHDAGDDASDYRDGLFHLELEKNPLESDADSVVKVKMKSIEVIYNPRFIVEVVKFFEPPERHMESIGALLDTAGATVEGIRQQTRAGLEFALEEHKKVDAQFDIHAPLIIVPESITQESSLCLILDAGHISVNSELVDRQTMRDLQSKQKRQYEEGDYKELEHLLYDRFLIKLDSTQVLIGPGIETTKAQLSTDVQTRNLHIIDRINVDFVLEMCIVPKVTELTRTRISGHLPELHASMSDAKYKGLMKLIDIAIPNFDDGSAPSNTANKTKETTVSGNRARSSSFQPSILRELPNVDEDFDDESDDEQRKSVDKPTNIHRRDFEFKFTVGRLRGSLSRSDPKDPLRDQLLVELVAEGFALDYYMRPFDMVAEVVLKSSSVDDYIEENPVPEFKRILSSKGFDADEEKDLFHLKFVRVKPESPVFQSTYEGVAMNLDISVSTINLVVTRKTLLTLLDFVLLTFTNPEQPNNQITPSNETNQDISTVQEQPQQSGKIRIKADLKSIALILNNDGVRLATLSLNTADVGISLVDKTMLIQSRIGSLTLIDDVNTGASENSDLRRLLTIEGENFADFKYETFDPESTTYPGYDSEVFLRSGSMKINFLEEPYRKIINFLVKFGKMQAIFNAARQAAANQANQLQENASRMRFDVVIMTPILVFPGAIREDLPHDTVTAHLGEIYAKNTFVPLDENDKDGPAVNLISSGIRNIRLTSKFHYDEGTAEELEMIQKVNLEFSICYLEHQQDNPRPDMEVEGSLSPINLRISQKQLRFLLDLSKRVPNAFATDTEQQELEAMESLPSSVTDPTRKAESRAVQTRQAQETTAPGASPNDETWVRLDMIFKVDSVGLELILSNDDAPVGCLEDASLSKFSLNDTRVKLRMLTDGSLESELLIHSLSIRDSRNKDTNKFRKIMSLINNDVKQQFMASVSMTPGPNNHLIAMLTIDSPRIILALDYLSALQSFANSAFATEEPVVEEDGDESPDESEPRTSTADSIEESTITPSSGGAAPAADRQMTVSFRVNLVDAQVITIANPAITHTEAIVLGTKQLLFSHQNVSTLQISKVGMFLCRMDKFETSRLRILDDFTLEVSVDSRPQEKGSSLTSINVHIEPLVLRLSLRDILMAIQIVNKASEMRAQGTQSIEHEEPKKLSDVKSTRPISSRRRSSGRQTSAAMVSRNERHSSARAENSGGELVSQRSAVLKREELNAQIDGIRVILIGDLHDLPLLDWSVKKFNVDIRDWSSTLHADTNFETFVNVYNFSKSAWEPLIEPWQLGFHVAKETAPEILSIDAYSHKTMELTVTSATIALASKSFQFLSTDEDVLSKPRGADAPYRIRNYTGFDLHVWADVSPDEEGPAAKLADGEEYPWRFEDSTAMRETLAPEGHAGLVGVKLEGSGFDSVSRIPVVREGEILYGLKPKKDGILHQLLVEVKLGPDNVKYITFRSPLVVENSTQIPVELGVFNPNDGHLLKIEKILPGDARPAPVGAAYMHSLVIRPDQGFGYDWSREHLHWRELLRRPTRTIKCLSEGGQQAPPFYFQLHASFNARDKLTGVYPYMRLRIFAPVEIQNLLPYDFKYRIYDKNTKKDWTNFLRKGGVSPVHVVELSHLLLLSVDLEDTVFRQSDFAIINGNSQDYRREHVLSLKDDRGIQLRLKLHYFNVPDSGGAFKISVYSPYLILNKTGLPMEIQSKAFLQSARSAAGQGLMADSRHGGRSLPYMYSYHTDDQKNRSMLRIGESAWSKPQSFEAIGSTFEVVLPDRHGRSEIHSGVSVAEGDGKYKLTKVVTIAPRFILKNKLNEDILVREPGSSNVLQIKSGELTPLHFLRQVVDKQLCLCFPGVNNQWSSPFNIADIGTVHVKLAKANQRQRLIKVDIIMEGATLFIHFSFEPRNWPFSMRNESDMEFIFFQANPNLEDDEEDRSNGWRPIRYRLPPRSIMPYAWDYPATKNKSLVLTCKGKERHIKLAEIGNLIPMRIPPTQYGETQKIIDINIVANGPTQTLVLSNFKASKSIYKQKGQASQSSLSTGFEVKELDSDVNFKAQLRLGGIGISLINQNLKELLYLTFRDIEIKFRESRVYQTLNTTIKWIQIDNQLYGGIFPILLYPSVVPKTGKEMEAHPIFHAMATRVKDDSYGVLYIKYATVLLQQMTLELDEDFIAAMLDFVKVPGASWSEPHEGKLCDEDLNIPEPQNEGAAQDVYFELLHLQPMQIDISFMRTERVNAEDALQPSNPLMFFVHVMTMSMGNVNDAPVRLNALMLENARVSFGVLVGNVQRHYTQEFLRQVHVVLGSADFLGNPVGLFNTVSSGVADIFYEPYQGLVMTDRPQELGYGIAKGATSFVKKSVFGFSDSMAKLTGSMSKGLAAATLDKEFQDQRRMSKSRNRPKHALYGITAGGNAFATSLASGIGGLARHPLQGAEKEGIQGFFKGVGKGVLGLATKPAIGAFDLASNLAEGVRNTTTVFDAEGLDRVRLTRFIGTDGIVRPYSQREALGQFWLKTADDGKYFNEDYIAHLELPGRDMLVMLTYDRIILVRTKKLRTEWDMRLTDIQTISKERTGMSITLKGGANGPFIPVQDESSRNWLYRQIAIAVNAFNEKYNSRG, encoded by the exons ATGTTGGAGGGTCTTGTCGCCAACTTGCTCAACCGCACCCTGGGCATGTACATCAAGAACTTTGATGGCAGACAGTTGAACATCGGAATCTGGTCTGGCGATGTGAAGCTCCATAACTTGGAGCTCCGACGGGAGGCTCTCGATCAATTACGTCTGCCGCTCAACGTTGTAGAGGGACATGTCGGAGAGCTCACCTTGTCGATCCCCTGGTCGAATCTACGAGGGAAGCCAGTCAAGGTTGACATTGAAGATGTGTTTCTGCTTGCGGCTCCTAAGGAAGATCAGGACTACGacccggaggaggaagagcggCGGGCGCATCAcctgaagatggaaaagattGAGAGCGCGGAAATGCTTAAGGAACGCAACACAGAGGGCATGAGCCAGGAAGAGCAGCGTCGGAACCAAAGTTTTACCCAAAGCCTGGTAACGGCCGTTGTCGACAACCTCCAGATATCCATCAAAAACGTGCATTTTCGCTACGAGGACTCGATTTCTTCGCCTGACCACCCCTTCGCCCTCGGTGTGACACTGAAGGAGCTCAGTGCCGTCAGCACCGACTCCGAGTGGAATCCCACTTTCATCCAGTCGACTTCCGGTACGACCCATAAACTGGCAATCCTCGGCGCCCTCGCAATCTACTGGAACACAGATGCAAATCTTCTGGGTACAGGTCGAGGTTCCGACATAGGCGCAGAAGCACAGGGAATTGGCCATGCGGAGTTGATCGAGAAGTTAAGGTCGGGCATTGATAGCGAAGAAAATGTTCAGTTCATGCTTCGGCCGGTTAGCGGACGTGCTGGTCTAGAGATGGACAAGTCTGGAGGACATGATAGGGCGGCGATCAAAGCGAGGTTGCTCTTTGATGAACTCAGTTTCGTCCTTGACGACCACCAGTATCGTGATGCGCTGATGCTTGTCGACCTCTTTCACTATTTCATCCGCCACCAGGAATACAGGAAGTTCCAGCCAAAGTGCAGACCAAAGGAGGATCCCCGCGCTTGGCTGAGGTTTGCTGGGGAGGCTGTACTTAGCAAGATCCATGAACGAAATAGGCGCTGGACCTGGGACTACATCAAGGAACGACGAGATGACCGCATCGCGTACATTGACTtgttcaagaagaaaaagcgcGAAGAAATCTTGACAGGCGCAGACGCTGAAAACTACGAACGCCTGCAAAGGAAGCTCAGCTACGAAGACATTCGTTTTTGGAGATCGTTGGCGAGGAATCAATTAAGAAAGGAGAATGTCGGTGTCAAGAAGcctgcgcagcagcagtccTGGTCAGAATGGTTCTGGGGcagcaagaaggaggagtccGAGGAGACTACCATGACCGAAGAACAGCGGCAGGAACTTTATAATGCTATTGACTGGGATGAGAAAAAGGCAATTGCCGACAGCGTCGATGTCCCAAGAGACTGGGTGAAGCTGCAAGTTAATGCAGGTCTTAGAGCTGGAAGCTTTACATTGAAACGTGACCCGCACGGGAAGGCGAACGAAATCATGCAGTTCGTGTTCGACAACTTCAGAGCCAAGGCCTTGCAGCGTCCTgattccttcttcatcgacctCAACCTTGGTGGCTTGCGAGTCTATGATGGAACGACGGAAGGGAGTCTTTTCCCCCAGATTGTCAAGGTCAAGGATTCACTGCCAGAACCGAAGAACCGTCTATCCCAAGCTTCTGACAGCCAGCTGGAGCATGATGCTGGCGATGATGCTTCTGACTACAGGGACGGCCTGTTCCACTTAGAACTCGAGAAGAACCCTCTCGAAAGTGACGCCGATTCGGTCGTGAAGGTCAAAATGAAGAGTATCGAGGTCATCTACAACCCGAGGTTCATCGTTGAGGTTGTCAAATTCTTTGAACCGCCCGAGAGACATATGGAATCGATTGGGGCCCTTCTGGACACAGCCGGTGCCACCGTGGAAGGCATCCGGCAGCAAACCCGAGCGGGCTTGGAGTTTGCGCTGGAGGAGCACAAGAAGGTTGACGCGCAATTTGATATTCATGCGCCTCTGATTATTGTTCCTGAAAGTATCACACAAGAGAGCTCCCTCTGTTTGATTCTCGACGCTGGTCACATCAGTGTCAATAGCGAACTCGTCGACCGGCAGACAATGAGAGATCTTCAATCGAAGCAGAAACGGCAGTACGAGGAAGGCGATTATAAGGAGCTCGAGCACCTTCTGTACGACAGATTTCTTATCAAGTTGGACTCGACGCAAGTCCTCATTGGACCCGGAATTGAGACCACCAAGGCGCAATTATCCACGGATGTCCAGACCCGAAACCTGCACATCATCGATCGCATCAATGTTGATTTCGTTTTAGAAATGTGTATTGTGCCAAAGGTCACTGAGCTCACCAGAACTCGCATTTCCGGCCACCTTCCAGAACTGCATGCTTCAATGTCCGATGCCAAGTATAAAGGTCTCATGAAGCTGATCGACATTGCGATCCCTAACTTCGATGATGGTAGCGCGCCGAGCAACACCGCCAATAAGACGAAAGAAACCACAGTATCTGGCAATAGGGCGAGATCTTCCTCGTTCCAGCCGTCTATCCTGAGGGAGCTTCCCAATGTTGACGAagactttgatgatgagtCAGACGATGAACAGAGGAAGAGCGTTGACAAGCCAACCAACATACACCGTCGAGACTTCGAATTCAAATTCACGGTCGGTCGCCTTCGTGGTTCGTTATCTCGCTCCGATCCGAAGGATCCGCTCCGCGACCAGTTGTTGGTTGAGCTAGTTGCCGAAGGGTTTGCGCTGGACTACTATATGCGGCCCTTTGACATGGTTGCAGAAGTTGTTCTGAAATCTTCGAGTGTCGATGATTACATTGAGGAAAATCCAGTCCCGGAATTTAAGAGGATTCTGTCCTCTAAGGGCTtcgatgccgatgaagaaAAAGACCTTTTCCATCTGAAGTTCGTTCGAGTTAAGCCGGAGTCTCCTGTTTTCCAATCGACATACGAAGGTGTAGCGATGAACCTTGATATTTCtgtctccaccatcaacctcgTCGTTACTAGGAAGACGCTCTTGACACTGCTTGACTTTGTTCTGTTGACATTCACGAACCCAGAACAGCCGAACAACCAGATTACTCCGTCAAATGAGACGAACCAGGACATTAGCACTGTTCAGGAGCAACCGCAACAAAGCGGAAAAATCCGCATCAAAGCCGACTTGAAGAGTATAGCTCTCATTCTCAACAATGATGGTGTTAGACTGGCTACTCTGAGCCTCAACACGGCCGACGTGGGCATTTCGCTCGTAGACAAAACCATGCTCATACAGTCTCGCATCGGCAGCTTGACTTTGATCGACGATGTCAACACGGGAGCTTCAGAAAACTCTGATCTTCGCAGGCTTTTGACCATCGAAGGCGAGAACTTTGCTGATTTCAAATATGAAACCTTTGATCCTGAGAGTACAACTTACCCGGGGTATGATTCAGAAGTCTTCCTCCGGTCAGGCTCAATGAAAATCAACTTCTTAGAAGAGCCTTATCGCAAGATAATCAATTTCCTGGTCAAGTTCGGCAAGATGCAGGCTATTTTCAACGCCGCCCGGCAAGCTGCAGCCAACCAGGCCAATCAGCTGCAAGAAAATGCATCCAGAATGCGTTTTGATGTCGTGATAATGACTCCAATACTGGTCTTCCCAGGCGCCATAAGGGAAGATCTTCCCCATGATACAGTGACTGCTCACTTGGGTGAAATATACGCTAAGAATACTTTTGTTCCTCTCGATGAGAATGATAAAGATGGCCCTGCTGTTAATCTTATCTCTTCCGGAATTCGCAACATTCGTTTGACTTCAAAGTTCCACTATGACGAAGGTACCGCAGAGGAGCTGGAAATGATCCAGAAAGTCAACCTGGAATTTAGTATCTGCTATCTCGAGCATCAGCAAGACAATCCCAGACCGGACATGGAAGTTGAGGGGTCTCTGTCCCCCATAAATCTTAGGATATCACAGAAGCAGCTCAGATTCCTGCTGGATCTGTCGAAGAGGGTGCCCAACGCTTTTGCGACTGATACTGAGCAACAAGAACTAGAAGCCATGGAGTCACTTCCCTCATCCGTTACAGACCCCACTAGAAAAGCCGAATCTAGGGCAGTCCAGACTAGGCAAGCTCAAGAGACGACGGCACCAGGAGCAAGCCCTAACGACGAGACGTGGGTCCGGCTTGATATGATCTTCAAGGTGGATAGTGTTGGATTAGAGCTCATTCTTTCGAATGACGATGCGCCAGTCGGTTGCTTGGAAGATGCTAGTCTATCCAAATTCTCACTCAATGACACGCGTGTCAAGTTGCGCATGTTGACCGATGGCTCCCTGGAGTCTGAGCTTCTCATTCACTCACTCTCTATTCGCGATAGTCGCAACAAAGATACAAACAAATTCAGAAAGATCATGTCGCTGATCAATAACGACGTCAAGCAACAGTTTATGGCCAGCGTTTCCATGACTCCAGGTCCGAACAATCATCTCATTGCGATGCTGACCATCGACAGCCCGCGAATAATTCTTGCCCTGGACTACTTGTCAGCCCTGCAATCCTTTGCTAATTCGGCTTTCGCAACAGAGGAGccagttgttgaagaagacggcgaTGAGTCACCCGACGAGTCGGAGCCAAGGACTAGCACTGCTGATAGCATTGAAGAATCTACAATAACACCATCAAGCGGAGGCGCTGCGCCTGCCGCTGACCGTCAGATGACTGTGTCTTTCCGAGTCAACCTTGTCGATGCTCAAGTAATAACCATCGCAAACCCGGCCATTACGCATACCGAGGCCATCGTTCTTGGAACGAAGCAGCTGCTATTTTCACACCAAAATGTCTCTACACTACAGATAAGCAAGGTGGGCATGTTCCTATGCCGCATGGACAAGTTCGAAACAAGCAGGCTTCGAATTCTGGATGACTTTACCCTGGAAGTATCTGTCGATAGTCGCCCACAGGAAAAGGGTTCCTCCTTAACCTCCATAAATGTCCATATCGAGCCGTTGGTTCTGCGCCTTTCTCTTCGCGATATTCTAATGGCGATACAAATTGTCAACAAGGCATCTGAGATGAGAGCTCAAGGTACACAGTCTATTGAACATGAAGAACCGAAAAAGCTATCGGATGTCAAGAGCACAAGACCGATTTCTTCTAGGAGACGATCCAGTGGGAGACAGACCTCGGCAGCAATGGTCTCGAGGAATGAACGACACTCGAGTGCCAGAGCTGAGAACTCGGGCGGGGAGCTCGTTTCGCAACGCTCTGCCGTGCTGAAGCGGGAGGAGTTGAATGCTCAAATTGATGGTATCAGGGTAATCCTTATTGGAGACCTTCACGATCTTCCACTGCTCGACTGGAGTGTCAAGAAGTTCAACGTTGATATTCGGGACTGGTCGTCAACACTTCATGCCGATACCAATTTCGAGACATTTGTCAATGTGTATAACTTCTCCAAGTCAGCTTGGGAACCCCTTATTGAGCCCTGGCAGCTAGGGTTCCACGTTGCGAAGGAAACTGCCCCTGAGATCCTGTCTATAGATGCCTACTCTCATAAGACGATGGAGCTTACAGTTACTTCGGCAACTATCGCCCTGGCATCAAAGTCTTTCCAGTTCCTATCaacggatgaagatgttctcTCTAAGCCAAGAGGTGCTGATGCGCCCTACCGAATTCGCAATTACACTGGCTTCGATTTGCATGTTTGGGCCGATGTCAGCCCTGACGAAGAGGGGCCGGCTGCTAAATTGGCTGATGGCGAAGAATACCCTTGGAGATTCGAGGATTCTACTGCTATGCGTGAGACGCTTGCGCCAGAAGGCCATGCTGGACTGGTTGGAGTCAAGCTCGAAGGAAGTGGTTTCGACAGCGTTAGCCGCATTCCCGTTGTTCGTGAGGGTGAGATCCTGTATGGTCTGAAGCCTAAGAAGGACGGCATTCTTCACCAACTGCTTGTGGAAGTCAAGCTGGGTCCCGACAATGTCAAGTATATCACCTTCCGCTCGCCACTGGTTGTTGAGAACAGCACACAAATACCTGTAGAATTGGGCGTGTTCAACCCTAACGATGGCCATCTTCTGAAAATCGAGAAGATCCTTCCTGGTGATGCGCGACCTGCGCCCGTTGGGGCAGCGTATATGCACTCCCTTGTTATTCGCCCTGATCAGGGCTTCGGCTATGACTGGTCCCGTGAACATTTGCATTGGAGAGAGCTCTTGCGTCGGCCAACGCGGACAATAAAGTGTCTTAGTGAAGGCGGACAACAAGCTCCTCCATTCTATTTCCAACTGCATGCTTCATTCAACGCCCGAGATAAATTGACAGGTGTCTATCCTTACATGCGTCTCCGGATCTTTGCTCCAGTTGAAATTCAGAACCTTCTGCCTTACGACTTCAAATACCGCATCTATGACAAGAACACCAAGAAGGATTGGACGAACTTCCTGCGCAAAGGTGGTGTGAGCCCTGTCCATGTCGTTGAGCTATCTCATCTGCTACTCCTCAGCGTCGACTTAGAGGACACTGTCTTCAGGCAGAGCGACTTTGCAATCATCAATGGCAACTCTCAGGACTACAGGAGAGAGCACGTGCTTTCATTGAAAGATGATCGAGGCATTCAACTTCGACTGAAGCTCCATTACTTCAATGTGCCTGACAGCGGTGGAGCTTTCAAGATTTCTGTCTACAGTCCGTATCTCATCTTGAACAAGACCGGACTTCCTATGGAAATTCAGAGCAAGGCCTTTTTACAGTCAGCGCGGTCAGCGGCTGGACAGGGCCTGATGGCTGATTCGAGGCATGGTGGGCGGTCGCTTCCTTACATGTACTCCTACCACACGGATGACCAGAAGAATCGTTCCATGTTGAGAATTGGTGAATCTGCTTGGAGCAAGCCTCAGAGTTTTGAAGCTATTGGGAGCACATTCGAGGTCGTTCTTCCTGACAGGCATGGTAGATCCGAGATCCATTCAGGTGTGTCTGTCGCCGAGGGCGACGGAAAATACAAATTGACGAAGGTCGTGACCATTGCACCACGCTTCATTCTGAAGAACAAGCTAAACGAGGACATCCTGGTCCGGGAACCTGGCTCATCGAATGTCCTTCAAATCAAGAGTGGTGAACTGACACCCCTACACTTCTTACGCCAAGTTGTGGACAAGCAGCTGTGCCTCTGCTTCCCGGGGGTGAACAATCAATGGTCATCGCCCTTCAACATTGCCGATATTGGAACCGTACATGTCAAGCTTGCCAAAGCTAATCAACGCCAGAGACTTATCAAGGTTGATATTATCATGGAGGGCGCAACTCTTTTCATCCATTTCAGTTTTGAGCCTCGCAACTGGCCTTTCTCGATGCGAAACGAGAGTGACATGGAATTCATTTTCTTCCAGGCT AACCCGAACcttgaagacgacgaggaagacaggTCCAATGGCTGGCGACCTATTCGCTAccgccttcctcctcgcaGCATCATGCCCTATGCCTGGGATTATCCAGCCACCAAGAACAAGTCCCTTGTCTTAACTTGCAAAGGCAAGGAAAGGCACATCAAGCTTGCTGAGATCGGAAACTTGATACCGATGAGAATTCCCCCAACCCAGTATGGAGAGACTCAGAAGATCATTGATATCAACATTGTTGCAAATGGTCCAACCCAGACTTTGGTCTTGTCGAACTTCAAGGCATCGAAGAGTATTTACAAGCAGAAGGGGCAAGCATCACAGAGCAGCTTGAGCACTGGCTTCGAAGTGAAAGAGCTTGATTCGGATGTCAACTTCAAAGCCCAGCTCCGGCTAGGAGGCATTGGCATCTCCTTGATCAATCAAAACTTGAAGGAGCTGCTTTATCTGACATTCCGCGATATTGAAATCAAATTCAGAGAATCAAGAGTTTACCAGACTCTGAACACCACAATCAAGTGGATTCAAATCGACAATCAGCTGTATGGAGGCATCTTTCCCATTTTGCTGTATCCCAGTGTGGTTCCAAAGACTGGAAAGGAGATGGAAGCACATCCAATCTTCCATGCTATGGCTACCCGCGTTAAGGACGACTCTTATGGTGTTCTCTATATCAAATATGCCACAGTtcttctgcagcagatgACATTGGAGCTTGATGAAGATTTCATTGCCGCAATGCTCGACTTTGTTAAGGTGCCTGGTGCTTCGTGGTCTGAGCCGCATGAAGGGAAACTCTGCGATGAGGACTTGAACATTCCAGAGCCGCAGAATGAAGGTGCCGCTCAGGACGTGTACTTtgaacttcttcatctgcaacCTATGCAGATAGACATCTCTTTCATGCGTACTGAACGTGTGAATGCGGAAGATGCTCTGCAACCGTCCAACCCGCTGATGTTCTTCGTTCACGTCATGACAATGTCAATGGGCAATGTCAACGATGCTCCGGTACGCCTGAATGCATTGATGCTGGAGAATGCGCGCGTCTCCTTTGGAGTGCTTGTCGGCAACGTCCAGAGACACTACACGCAAGAATTCCTTCGCCAAGTACATGTGGTCCTCGGCTCTGCAGATTTCTTGGGCAACCCTGTTGGACTGTTTAATACCGTCAGCTCTGGTGTGGCAGATATCTTCTACGAACCATACCAAGGTCTGGTCATGACTGATAGACCCCAGGAGTTGGGTTACGGTATCGCAAAGGGCGCCACCAGCTTTGTGAAGAAATCCGTCTTTGGATTTTCTGACAGTATGGCCAAGCTTACTGGAAGTATGTCCAAGGGTTTGGCTGCTGCTACATTGGATAAAGAATTCCAAGACCAGCGGCGGATGTCCAAGTCTCGGAACCGGCCCAAGCACGCCTTATATGGCATCACAGCAGGCGGTAATGCATTCGCAACTAGTCTAGCAAGTGGAATTGGAGGACTTGCCCGTCATCCACTCCAGGGTGCTGAAAAGGAAGGTATTCAAGGATTCTTCAAGGGTGTTGGAAAGGGCGTTTTAGGTTTGGCGACGAAGCCTGCGATAGGAGCTTTTGACCTTGCCTCAA ATCTGGCTGAGGGCGTGCGAAACACGACAACTGTGTTTGATGCCGAGGGACTCGACCGTGTTCGTCTCACTCGCTTTATCGGCACCGATGGTATCGTGCGGCCCTACTCTCAGCGCGAAGCGTTAGGACAATTCTGGCTCAAGACGGCCGACGATGGAAAGTACTTCAACGAGGATTATATCGCACACCTGGAACTTCCGGGACGGGACATGCTGGTCATGTTGACTTACGATCGGATTATCCTCGTGCGAACCAAGAAGCTGCGAACCGAGTGGGACATGCGGTTGACCGACATCCAAACTATTTCCAAGGAGCGTACGGGTATGAGCATCACTCTCAAGGGTGGTGCGAATGGCCCCTTCATCCCGGTTCAAGATGAGAGCTCCAGAAATTGGCTGTACCGGCAGATAGCAATTG CCGTCAACGCCTTCAACGAGAAATACAATTCTCGCGGCTAA
- a CDS encoding uncharacterized protein (TransMembrane:1 (o14-35i)) translates to MTITSTNVLVSSRFSFPFLISFSVLVFTVTVRLRLLYRFSSLSLFNLNALVQRLGGRHTGEFGTIVLFTYVHIACIEFNTNFTCMDFLDILVVGIFSFGIRKREGVTSHVEEQRPNPKMY, encoded by the coding sequence ATGACCATCACCTCAACAAACGTTCTGGTCTCTTCtcgtttctcttttccctttttgaTTTCCTTCTCGGTCCTTGTATTCACCGTGACTGTCCGTTTGCGTCTACTTTACCGTTTCTCATCTCTTTCCTTGTTTAATCTCAATGCTTTGGTTCAAAGACTGGGTGGCAGGCATACAGGTGAATTTGGCACTATTGTATTATTTACATACGTACATATAGCGTGCATCGAATTCAATACGAACTTCACTTGCATGGATTTTCTCGACATACTAGTAGTTGGCATCTTCTCATTCGGAATCAGGAAACGAGAAGGCGTTACGTCCCATGTGGAAGAACAACGGCCCAACCCTAAAATGTATTGA